The Desulfovibrio sp. Huiquan2017 genome includes a window with the following:
- a CDS encoding methylenetetrahydrofolate reductase, translated as MKIIDRIRDNGPFLSLEFFPPKERGQWPRFFDQVDRLAGLDPLFASVTYGAGGSFRDNTLEIAAEVHGRFGLTVMSHLTCVGAEKRSVAEYIDRLLTAGVGDVLALRGDMPGNDPTGAWKDFRHASDLVDFVRRGWPEMGVAAACYPDAHPESPSIDDDLRWTCHKFNTGAEFGVTQLFFDVRRYQDMVRRLRSRGIDNPVVPGILPVLAMQSLDRILSLCGANIPLKLYLEIREAFDTGGDEAVRRKGVEIARRQIHELLALGAPGIHLYSLNNADVCLDILRGVPELCG; from the coding sequence ATGAAAATCATCGATCGCATCCGGGACAACGGCCCCTTCCTTTCCCTTGAATTCTTCCCACCCAAGGAACGCGGCCAATGGCCCCGTTTCTTCGACCAGGTGGACCGACTGGCCGGGCTCGACCCGTTATTCGCTTCGGTCACCTACGGGGCGGGAGGCTCGTTCCGGGACAACACGCTGGAAATCGCGGCCGAGGTGCACGGGCGGTTCGGGCTGACGGTCATGTCGCATCTGACCTGCGTGGGCGCGGAAAAGCGGAGCGTGGCCGAGTACATCGACCGATTGCTGACAGCGGGCGTGGGCGATGTCCTGGCCCTGCGCGGAGACATGCCTGGCAACGATCCGACGGGAGCCTGGAAGGATTTCCGGCACGCCTCGGACTTGGTGGATTTCGTGCGCCGGGGATGGCCGGAGATGGGCGTGGCCGCGGCCTGCTACCCAGACGCCCACCCCGAGTCCCCGTCCATCGACGACGACCTGCGTTGGACCTGCCACAAGTTCAACACCGGTGCGGAATTCGGCGTGACCCAATTGTTCTTCGACGTGCGTCGATACCAGGACATGGTGCGGCGGCTCCGCTCCCGGGGCATCGACAATCCCGTGGTGCCGGGCATCCTGCCGGTCCTGGCCATGCAGTCCCTGGATCGCATCCTGTCGCTGTGCGGAGCAAACATTCCGCTCAAGCTCTACCTGGAAATCCGGGAGGCGTTCGACACCGGCGGAGACGAGGCCGTGCGGCGCAAGGGAGTGGAGATCGCCCGACGGCAAATCCACGAACTACTCGCCTTGGGAGCACCCGGCATCCACTTGTATTCACTCAATAATGCCGACGTATGCCTAGACATTCTCCGAGGCGTCCCGGAGCTGTGCGGCTGA